The Paludisphaera borealis genome contains a region encoding:
- a CDS encoding WecB/TagA/CpsF family glycosyltransferase, translating into MPFAPMTLEETVNAIDALIEERRPSYFITANLHYVMLTRDHPDLGPINERAAFILADGAPVVWAARKRPTPLPERVAGSDLIFHLCDLSARKGRRLFFLGAPEGVAEEAADKLRERYPGLQVVGTECPPFRKPTDEEHEQLLDRIRATNPDILFVAFGQPKGERWIFANHERLGVPVCVQVGASLEFAAGRFARAPRWMQRTGLEWAFRLLQEPRRLFSRYARNAGFMGRMIVHDLLHKPDPSRAAGATSPAAAEPTRRPG; encoded by the coding sequence GTGCCCTTCGCGCCGATGACGCTTGAAGAGACCGTTAATGCGATCGACGCCCTGATCGAAGAACGGCGTCCCTCCTATTTCATCACGGCGAATCTTCACTACGTGATGCTGACGAGGGACCATCCGGACCTCGGCCCGATTAACGAGCGGGCCGCGTTCATCCTCGCCGACGGCGCGCCCGTGGTTTGGGCGGCGCGGAAGCGCCCGACGCCGCTGCCCGAGCGGGTCGCGGGGTCCGATCTGATCTTCCATCTTTGCGACCTCTCGGCCCGGAAGGGCCGGCGGCTGTTCTTCCTTGGCGCCCCGGAAGGGGTGGCCGAGGAGGCCGCCGACAAATTAAGGGAGCGGTATCCCGGCCTCCAAGTGGTCGGCACGGAATGCCCGCCGTTCCGCAAGCCGACCGACGAGGAACACGAACAGTTGCTCGATCGCATCCGCGCCACGAACCCCGACATCCTCTTCGTAGCGTTCGGCCAGCCGAAGGGGGAACGCTGGATCTTCGCGAATCACGAGCGTCTGGGCGTCCCCGTGTGCGTCCAGGTCGGCGCCTCGCTCGAATTCGCCGCGGGACGGTTCGCCCGGGCCCCGCGCTGGATGCAGCGAACCGGCCTCGAGTGGGCGTTCCGGCTCCTGCAAGAACCCCGCCGCCTCTTCTCGCGATACGCCCGGAACGCCGGGTTCATGGGACGAATGATCGTCCACGACCTGTTACACAAACCCGATCCGTCGCGGGCCGCCGGGGCGACTTCGCCCGCGGCCGCCGAGCCCACTCGGAGGCCAGGCTGA
- the rfbC gene encoding dTDP-4-dehydrorhamnose 3,5-epimerase gives MIFNETPIPGAFLIDVEKRGDDRGFFARAFCEKEFAAAGLVSRFVQVNNSLSAQKGTLRGMHYQLAPMAETKLVRCIRGSLYDVILDLRNDSPTFGKSFGAELSAENRRMMYVPKGFAHGFITLTDDAEAFYFVDEFYGPNYERGVRWNDPKFNIEWPIQPVVLSEKDAAWRDFDPAWHLTA, from the coding sequence ATGATCTTCAACGAGACTCCCATCCCGGGCGCCTTCCTGATCGACGTCGAGAAGCGGGGCGACGACCGCGGCTTCTTCGCGCGGGCCTTCTGCGAGAAGGAGTTCGCCGCCGCCGGCCTCGTGTCGCGGTTCGTGCAGGTCAACAACTCGCTGAGCGCCCAGAAGGGGACGCTTCGCGGCATGCACTACCAGCTCGCGCCGATGGCCGAGACCAAGCTGGTCCGCTGCATCCGAGGGTCGCTGTACGACGTGATCCTCGACCTTCGCAACGACTCGCCGACCTTCGGCAAGAGCTTCGGCGCCGAGTTGTCGGCCGAGAACCGCCGGATGATGTACGTCCCCAAGGGCTTCGCCCACGGCTTCATCACCCTGACCGACGACGCCGAGGCGTTCTACTTCGTCGACGAGTTCTACGGCCCGAACTATGAGCGCGGGGTTCGCTGGAACGATCCGAAGTTCAACATCGAGTGGCCGATCCAGCCGGTCGTACTATCGGAAAAGGACGCCGCCTGGCGCGATTTCGACCCCGCCTGGCACCTCACGGCCTGA
- a CDS encoding glycosyltransferase family 2 protein, translating into MKLLVVVLCYRVPDLTIDCLHSLSGEIDRIPSARVAVCENGTGGDAADRLRRAIDENGWESWVDLTVVEINRGFCGGNNLVIRAALESDDPPEYVLLLNADTIVQEHALDALVDFMDAHPKAGIAGSRLLSPEGEVQASPFRYQGIASELDRGLRLGVITKLVAPPLDVDPSRPSRAEWVSGASQILRTSMLEQIGLLDEGLYTYFDDIDICLRAERAGWEVWFVPESKVVHLEGASTGIKGSTPQRPKRRPTYWFQARRRFFLKNYGKLYTALADAAFLCGFAVWRLRRPIQRKPDLDPQHFLADSFRNSVFRTGFAVREVENPAMAAPSPVPTKTT; encoded by the coding sequence ATGAAACTTCTCGTCGTTGTTCTTTGCTATCGCGTCCCCGATCTCACGATCGATTGCCTGCATTCGTTGAGCGGGGAAATCGACCGTATTCCCAGCGCCAGGGTGGCGGTCTGTGAGAACGGCACCGGGGGCGACGCTGCCGACCGCCTGAGGCGGGCGATCGACGAAAACGGCTGGGAATCGTGGGTCGACCTGACGGTCGTCGAGATCAACCGCGGCTTCTGCGGTGGCAACAACCTGGTGATCCGCGCCGCTCTCGAATCGGACGATCCGCCGGAGTACGTGCTGCTGCTCAACGCCGACACGATCGTTCAGGAACACGCTCTCGACGCGCTAGTCGACTTCATGGACGCCCACCCCAAGGCCGGGATCGCGGGCAGCCGACTGCTTTCTCCTGAGGGCGAGGTCCAGGCGTCGCCGTTCCGCTACCAGGGGATCGCCTCGGAGCTGGACCGCGGCCTGCGACTCGGAGTGATCACGAAGCTGGTGGCGCCTCCCCTGGACGTCGACCCGTCGCGGCCCAGCCGAGCCGAATGGGTCTCCGGGGCGAGTCAGATCCTGCGAACGTCGATGCTCGAACAGATCGGGCTGCTGGACGAAGGCCTGTACACCTATTTCGACGACATCGACATCTGCCTGAGGGCCGAGCGGGCCGGCTGGGAAGTCTGGTTCGTCCCCGAGAGCAAGGTCGTCCACCTGGAAGGCGCGTCAACGGGCATCAAGGGGTCCACGCCGCAACGACCGAAGCGACGCCCCACGTATTGGTTCCAGGCTCGCCGCCGGTTCTTCCTGAAGAATTACGGCAAGCTGTATACGGCCCTGGCCGACGCGGCCTTCCTGTGCGGATTCGCGGTCTGGCGGCTGCGACGCCCGATCCAGCGCAAGCCGGACCTCGACCCCCAGCATTTCCTCGCCGACTCGTTCCGCAACAGCGTCTTTCGCACCGGTTTCGCGGTTCGCGAGGTCGAAAATCCAGCGATGGCCGCTCCCAGCCCCGTTCCGACCAAGACCACCTGA
- a CDS encoding D-glycero-alpha-D-manno-heptose-1,7-bisphosphate 7-phosphatase, whose protein sequence is MKSESSSSMSARPAVFLDRDDTLIANVPYLSDPAGLRVLPGASQALGALRRAGFALVLITNQSAVGRGLITESRLHEIHDALNRLLAEEGAALDAIYYCPEVPLGDDRTIIENPNRKPGPGMLHRATEELDLDLDASWMVGDQISDVLAGLNAGCRSILVGSNATLSELPTEAARERAFAVSDFAAAAELILNDHSRRLQPREELARP, encoded by the coding sequence GTGAAATCCGAAAGCTCCTCGTCGATGTCCGCTCGCCCCGCCGTGTTCCTGGACCGCGACGACACCCTGATCGCGAACGTCCCCTACTTGTCCGACCCCGCCGGCCTGCGCGTCCTCCCCGGCGCTTCGCAGGCGCTTGGCGCGCTTCGTCGGGCGGGGTTCGCGCTCGTCTTGATCACCAACCAATCGGCCGTCGGTCGAGGTTTGATCACGGAATCGCGGCTGCATGAGATCCACGACGCGCTGAACCGGCTCCTGGCCGAAGAAGGCGCGGCGCTTGACGCAATCTACTACTGCCCCGAGGTCCCCCTCGGCGACGACCGCACTATCATCGAGAACCCGAACCGCAAGCCGGGCCCGGGCATGTTGCATCGCGCGACCGAAGAGCTGGACCTGGACCTGGACGCGTCGTGGATGGTGGGCGATCAGATCAGCGACGTGCTCGCCGGCCTGAACGCCGGCTGCCGAAGCATCCTGGTGGGATCGAACGCGACGCTCTCGGAACTGCCGACTGAAGCGGCCCGCGAACGTGCGTTCGCCGTTTCCGATTTCGCCGCCGCCGCCGAGCTGATCCTCAACGACCACAGCCGGCGCCTTCAACCCCGCGAGGAACTCGCCCGACCGTGA
- a CDS encoding glycosyltransferase encodes MNQIGVVAIGRNEGERLRRCLESVSGLGLILVYVDSGSQDGSIELARRLGVEVVELDLSRPFSAARARNEGLERLLAIAPEVWYVHFVDGDCEIADGWIDRARRELDERPEAAAVCGRLRERHPEQSVYNRLADLEWNTPIGEAKACGGIAVMRVAALRQVGGFDPDLIAGEEPELCVRLRQKGWRIFRIDAEMALHDMAMTRFRQWWKRTMRTGHAYAEGAALHGRPPECHYVRETRSIVVWGLVAPLSCLALAWPTRGASLMLLLAGYAFLFWRVHRYYRGRRGWSPADARAFALFVVVGKIPGALGVARYWLGKISGKRSRVIDFRGPIAAGDSPAS; translated from the coding sequence ATGAATCAAATCGGCGTCGTCGCCATCGGTCGCAATGAGGGGGAACGGCTTCGTCGTTGCCTGGAATCAGTTTCAGGTCTTGGCTTGATCCTGGTTTACGTCGATTCGGGGTCGCAAGACGGCAGCATCGAATTGGCGCGTCGTCTGGGCGTCGAGGTCGTCGAGCTCGACCTGTCGAGGCCGTTCTCGGCGGCGAGGGCGCGGAACGAGGGGCTCGAACGCCTGCTTGCGATCGCGCCGGAGGTTTGGTACGTGCACTTCGTCGATGGCGACTGCGAGATTGCTGACGGTTGGATCGACCGAGCCCGCCGCGAGCTGGACGAGCGTCCCGAGGCGGCGGCCGTGTGCGGACGTCTGCGTGAGCGCCATCCCGAGCAAAGCGTCTATAACCGCCTGGCCGATCTTGAGTGGAACACGCCGATCGGCGAGGCGAAGGCTTGCGGCGGCATCGCCGTGATGAGGGTGGCCGCCTTGCGACAGGTCGGCGGATTCGATCCCGATTTGATCGCCGGCGAGGAGCCGGAACTCTGCGTCCGTCTTCGACAAAAGGGATGGCGGATCTTTCGGATCGACGCTGAGATGGCGCTTCACGACATGGCCATGACGCGGTTCCGTCAGTGGTGGAAACGCACGATGCGGACCGGCCACGCCTACGCGGAGGGCGCCGCCTTGCACGGTCGTCCGCCGGAATGCCATTACGTCCGCGAAACCCGAAGCATCGTCGTCTGGGGCCTCGTCGCGCCGCTCTCGTGTCTGGCGCTCGCCTGGCCGACTCGCGGCGCGAGCCTCATGCTGTTGCTCGCCGGCTACGCTTTCCTTTTCTGGCGGGTCCACCGCTATTATCGAGGCCGGAGAGGCTGGAGCCCGGCCGACGCTCGGGCCTTCGCCCTGTTCGTGGTCGTCGGCAAGATCCCGGGCGCCCTCGGCGTGGCGCGATACTGGCTGGGAAAGATTTCCGGCAAGCGGAGTCGGGTCATCGATTTCCGAGGGCCGATTGCGGCGGGGGATTCGCCGGCGTCGTGA
- a CDS encoding glycosyltransferase produces MRIAYLVNTYPVTSASFIRRELMEVEAQGASVARFTLRRWATPLVDPVDLEEARKTRAVLEVGASGLAKGLVASAFRRPGKFARALAQAWRLGRRGSGSSSARGFARHLIYLAEACVLLDWHREQRTDHVHAHYGTNSTTVALLCRTLGGPPYSFTTHGPEEFDQPLALGLDLKIRDAAFAVAISEHGRSQLCRWVPYDQWSKIEVVRCGLDPMFLDAPHVPLPEARRLVCVGRFAEQKGLPVLLEAAGRLRAEGVAFDLTLVGDGPLRGEIEAQVKRHRLEDCVRLAGWKSNAEVRNLITDSRALVLPSFAEGLPVAIMESLALGRPVISTWVAGTPELVEPGVCGWLVPPGSAEALASAIRELLDTPLDELERMGKRGAERVALRHNIAIEARKLRELIGRAERNPSTPDSRTPSLATSA; encoded by the coding sequence ATGCGGATCGCCTACCTCGTCAACACCTACCCGGTGACCAGCGCGAGCTTCATTCGCCGGGAGCTCATGGAGGTCGAGGCCCAAGGCGCTTCGGTCGCCCGTTTCACGTTGCGCCGCTGGGCCACGCCGCTCGTCGATCCGGTCGATCTGGAAGAGGCCCGGAAGACGCGCGCCGTGCTCGAAGTCGGGGCGTCGGGGCTGGCCAAGGGGCTCGTCGCGTCGGCCTTCCGACGGCCCGGCAAGTTCGCTCGGGCGCTCGCCCAGGCGTGGCGATTGGGACGCCGGGGAAGCGGTTCCAGCTCCGCCCGCGGGTTCGCGCGGCACCTGATCTACCTGGCCGAGGCGTGCGTTCTGCTCGACTGGCATCGCGAGCAGAGGACGGACCACGTTCACGCCCACTACGGGACCAATTCCACCACTGTGGCGTTGTTGTGCCGGACGCTCGGCGGCCCGCCGTACAGCTTCACGACCCACGGCCCCGAGGAATTCGACCAGCCGCTGGCCCTGGGCCTCGACCTCAAGATCCGTGATGCGGCCTTCGCCGTCGCAATCAGCGAGCACGGGCGGAGCCAGCTCTGCCGCTGGGTCCCCTACGATCAATGGTCCAAGATCGAGGTCGTCCGATGCGGCCTGGACCCGATGTTCCTGGACGCGCCGCACGTCCCGTTGCCGGAGGCCCGGCGGCTGGTCTGCGTGGGACGTTTCGCCGAGCAGAAAGGGCTTCCCGTCCTGCTCGAAGCCGCGGGACGGCTGCGGGCCGAGGGGGTCGCGTTTGATCTGACGCTGGTCGGCGACGGCCCGCTGCGCGGCGAAATCGAAGCCCAGGTGAAGCGCCATCGGCTGGAGGATTGCGTCCGCCTGGCCGGCTGGAAAAGCAACGCCGAGGTCCGCAACCTCATTACCGACAGCCGTGCCCTGGTCTTGCCGAGCTTCGCCGAAGGCTTGCCCGTCGCGATCATGGAATCGCTCGCCCTGGGCCGGCCCGTGATCAGCACCTGGGTCGCCGGAACGCCCGAGCTGGTCGAGCCCGGGGTCTGCGGCTGGCTCGTCCCCCCCGGTTCCGCCGAGGCCCTCGCGTCAGCGATTCGCGAACTCCTGGATACGCCCCTCGACGAACTCGAACGCATGGGAAAACGGGGGGCAGAGCGCGTCGCCCTCCGGCACAACATCGCCATCGAGGCCCGCAAGCTCAGAGAGCTGATCGGCCGAGCCGAGCGGAATCCTTCGACGCCGGACTCCCGGACGCCCTCGCTCGCTACCAGTGCATGA
- a CDS encoding exosortase/archaeosortase family protein, whose translation MAHFPLVNPQASPADRNSPRGPSAPPSPFTLQAWPWLPAAIVGTLLIAWAYAPNFRHLIFIWNTEPNYSHGFLVVPIAVMILWRRLSDWNYDWTSFRAPVWSWALLGACLLGRAVAYEWSMQWVETVSILPVAACLVFALGGWPLLARAWPAIAFLVFMFPLPTSMNSLVSLPLQRIATTGSCFVMQLSGLWVVAEGNVITLGTPHGPKQLEVAMACNGLSMLMTLAATVTATVILIDMPVWKRIVILLSAFPIALISNVSRIVATGWCYYYIEGARAKELAHDWSGYLMMPLALVLVGLEIWILSWLFEADEGYARKPMGLVGPRS comes from the coding sequence TTGGCCCACTTCCCCCTGGTCAATCCTCAGGCCTCCCCGGCGGATCGGAACAGCCCCCGCGGGCCCTCCGCGCCGCCGAGCCCGTTCACGCTTCAAGCCTGGCCCTGGCTGCCCGCGGCGATCGTGGGAACGCTGCTGATAGCCTGGGCGTACGCACCGAATTTCCGCCATCTGATCTTCATCTGGAACACCGAGCCGAACTATTCGCACGGCTTCCTGGTCGTCCCGATCGCGGTCATGATCCTCTGGCGCAGGCTCTCCGATTGGAATTACGACTGGACGTCGTTCCGGGCCCCGGTCTGGAGCTGGGCTCTGCTCGGCGCCTGCCTGCTGGGCCGAGCGGTGGCCTACGAGTGGAGCATGCAGTGGGTTGAGACCGTCAGCATCCTTCCCGTGGCCGCGTGCCTCGTGTTCGCCCTGGGAGGCTGGCCGCTGCTCGCGCGAGCCTGGCCGGCGATCGCCTTCCTCGTGTTCATGTTTCCGCTCCCCACGTCGATGAACTCGCTCGTCTCACTCCCCTTGCAGCGAATCGCCACGACGGGCAGTTGCTTCGTGATGCAACTCAGTGGGCTGTGGGTCGTCGCCGAAGGGAACGTGATCACGCTCGGCACGCCGCACGGCCCCAAGCAGCTTGAAGTGGCCATGGCCTGCAACGGGCTCTCGATGCTGATGACGCTCGCCGCGACGGTGACCGCGACGGTCATCCTCATCGACATGCCGGTCTGGAAGCGGATCGTCATCCTGCTCAGCGCCTTCCCGATCGCGCTCATCAGCAACGTCTCCCGGATCGTCGCGACGGGCTGGTGCTACTATTACATCGAAGGCGCCCGGGCGAAGGAACTGGCTCACGACTGGTCGGGATATCTCATGATGCCGCTGGCCCTCGTGCTGGTGGGCCTGGAAATCTGGATCTTGTCATGGCTGTTCGAGGCCGACGAGGGTTACGCGCGGAAGCCCATGGGCCTCGTGGGGCCCAGGTCGTGA
- a CDS encoding SDR family NAD(P)-dependent oxidoreductase, producing MDLHLNGDVAVVVGGARGLGLAIASAFVAEGAQVAILDRDPDGPAEARRLEEASGTRCVGLVVDATDFDAVRGAADDVRGRLGRCDHVVYAAGVGSGKFGFPFWELDPSDWDRVLRVNLVGAANIAHAFAPRMAEARTGTLLFVASVAGQMGSQTDPPYSASKAGLINFAQCAAKDLAPFGVRVNSLCPGMIKTALNRSVYEAWAGRQGRGKAGAGGPIPSYEEWAGEKVKALVPLGRWQTPEDVAAMAVFLASPAAGNVTGQTINVDGGYVMHW from the coding sequence ATGGACCTTCATCTGAACGGAGACGTCGCCGTCGTCGTGGGAGGTGCGCGGGGGCTCGGACTCGCCATCGCTTCCGCCTTCGTCGCGGAGGGGGCTCAGGTCGCGATCCTCGACCGCGACCCCGACGGGCCGGCCGAGGCCCGGCGGTTGGAGGAGGCGTCCGGGACGCGTTGCGTCGGCTTGGTAGTCGACGCGACCGATTTCGACGCGGTCCGCGGCGCGGCCGACGACGTCCGGGGGCGGCTCGGACGCTGCGATCACGTGGTCTACGCCGCGGGCGTCGGCTCGGGCAAGTTCGGCTTCCCGTTCTGGGAGCTTGATCCCAGCGACTGGGACCGCGTCCTCCGGGTGAACCTGGTCGGCGCAGCCAATATCGCGCATGCGTTCGCCCCGCGAATGGCCGAAGCGAGGACGGGTACGCTGCTGTTCGTGGCGTCGGTCGCCGGCCAGATGGGTTCGCAGACCGACCCGCCCTACAGCGCCTCGAAGGCCGGGCTGATCAACTTCGCTCAGTGCGCGGCCAAGGATCTCGCACCGTTCGGCGTGCGGGTCAACTCACTTTGCCCAGGGATGATCAAGACGGCCCTGAACCGCTCGGTTTACGAAGCCTGGGCCGGGCGGCAAGGCAGGGGGAAGGCCGGCGCCGGCGGGCCGATTCCGTCCTACGAAGAGTGGGCCGGCGAGAAGGTCAAGGCGCTCGTGCCGCTGGGGCGCTGGCAGACGCCGGAGGATGTCGCCGCGATGGCCGTCTTCCTCGCCTCTCCGGCGGCCGGCAACGTCACGGGGCAGACGATCAACGTCGACGGCGGATACGTCATGCACTGGTAG
- a CDS encoding glucose-1-phosphate cytidylyltransferase: MTVSLSDVPVFVLCGGLGTRIREETELRPKPMVPVGARPIVWHIMRTYSHHGFRRFILCLGYKAEVVKSYFLNYSSMNSDFTVELKSNNVKVHSVDHDQDWEVTLAFTGELTMTGARVARAASKYLGNASHFAVTYGDGVTDANLADEYRFHLDGKNVGTVLGVNPPSRFGELKVEGDQVEEFSEKPEFVDNWINGGYFFFQREFLPYLSQDESCVLEREPLIRLARDGKLDMYRHRGYWACMDTQRDLEQLNKLWASGEAPWAV; the protein is encoded by the coding sequence GTGACAGTCAGCCTCTCGGACGTGCCTGTCTTCGTGCTCTGCGGCGGCCTGGGGACCCGGATCCGAGAGGAGACGGAGCTTCGGCCCAAGCCCATGGTGCCCGTGGGCGCCCGGCCGATCGTCTGGCACATCATGCGGACGTATTCGCACCACGGCTTCCGCCGCTTCATCCTCTGCCTCGGCTACAAGGCCGAAGTCGTCAAGTCGTACTTCCTCAATTACTCGTCGATGAACAGCGACTTCACGGTCGAGCTCAAGAGCAACAACGTCAAGGTCCACTCCGTCGACCACGACCAGGACTGGGAAGTGACGCTGGCCTTCACCGGCGAGCTGACGATGACCGGAGCCCGCGTCGCCCGCGCCGCCTCTAAATACCTGGGGAACGCCTCGCATTTCGCCGTGACCTACGGCGACGGCGTGACCGACGCCAACCTCGCCGACGAATACCGGTTCCATCTCGACGGCAAGAACGTCGGCACCGTCCTGGGCGTCAACCCGCCGTCGAGGTTCGGCGAATTGAAGGTCGAGGGCGACCAGGTCGAGGAGTTCAGCGAGAAGCCCGAGTTCGTCGACAACTGGATCAACGGCGGCTACTTCTTCTTCCAGCGCGAATTCCTCCCCTACCTCAGCCAGGATGAAAGCTGCGTCCTCGAGCGCGAACCCCTGATCCGGCTCGCTCGCGACGGCAAGCTCGACATGTACCGGCACCGCGGCTACTGGGCCTGCATGGACACCCAGCGCGATCTCGAGCAGCTCAACAAGCTTTGGGCCTCGGGTGAGGCCCCCTGGGCCGTCTGA
- a CDS encoding NAD-dependent epimerase/dehydratase family protein, translating to MKIFVTGHKGYIGAHLVDLLKQEGAQVVGCDVGLFEGCNWEPVVTADRDLVKDVRAIEAADLDGCDAVMHLAAISNDPMGDLNAQLTFDVNRDASIRLARVAKEAGVPRFLFAGSCSVYGQGEKLDLDEGDPLNPLTAYAQSKIETEQAVSKMADASFTPIFLRNATAYGHSPMLRIDLVVNNLLGSALSYGEIRIHSDGSPWRPLIHCRDIARAFIALSKAPKDVVHNKAINVGANSENYQVRDVGDQVQRLVPSATVAYTGQVGSDPRNYRVNFDLLYSLLPDFKLQYNLVSGMDELHGRMVEHGFSKKDFEGDQFVRLRTLKHRMDRLG from the coding sequence ATGAAAATTTTCGTCACTGGTCACAAGGGATACATCGGCGCGCACCTGGTCGATCTGCTCAAGCAGGAGGGCGCCCAGGTCGTCGGCTGCGACGTCGGACTGTTCGAGGGTTGCAACTGGGAGCCGGTGGTCACGGCCGACCGCGACCTCGTCAAGGACGTCCGCGCGATCGAAGCGGCCGACCTCGACGGCTGCGACGCCGTCATGCACCTGGCGGCGATCTCCAACGACCCCATGGGCGACCTCAACGCCCAGCTCACCTTCGACGTCAACCGCGACGCCTCGATCCGCCTCGCCCGGGTCGCCAAGGAGGCCGGCGTCCCCCGGTTTCTGTTCGCCGGCAGTTGCTCGGTCTACGGCCAGGGGGAGAAGCTCGACCTCGACGAGGGCGATCCGCTCAACCCGCTAACCGCCTACGCCCAGTCGAAGATCGAGACCGAGCAAGCCGTCTCGAAGATGGCCGACGCCTCGTTCACGCCGATCTTCCTGCGGAACGCGACGGCCTACGGCCATTCGCCGATGCTCCGGATCGACCTGGTCGTCAACAACCTTCTCGGCTCGGCCCTGTCGTACGGCGAGATCCGGATCCATTCCGACGGCTCCCCCTGGCGCCCCTTGATCCACTGCCGCGACATCGCCCGGGCGTTCATCGCCCTGTCGAAGGCGCCCAAGGACGTCGTCCACAACAAGGCGATCAACGTCGGGGCCAACAGCGAGAACTACCAGGTCCGCGACGTCGGCGACCAGGTCCAGCGGCTGGTCCCCTCGGCCACGGTGGCGTACACCGGCCAGGTCGGGTCCGACCCGCGCAACTACCGCGTGAACTTCGACCTGCTCTACAGCCTCCTGCCCGACTTCAAGCTCCAGTACAACCTGGTCTCCGGCATGGACGAGCTGCACGGCAGGATGGTCGAGCACGGCTTCAGCAAGAAAGACTTCGAGGGCGACCAGTTCGTCCGCCTTCGCACCCTCAAGCACCGCATGGACCGGCTCGGCTGA
- a CDS encoding NAD-dependent epimerase/dehydratase family protein, with the protein MKILFTGASSFTGYWFVRELAAAGHEVTAVFRGKPGDYPDEVRRKRAALLTDVCRPAYGCSFGDDAFLSLVREGGFGLLCHHAADVTNYKSPDFDAVGAVANNTRNLPSVLAAFQEGGGRRIVLTGSAFEGGEGAGSQGSPDFSPYGFSKRLTAEVFRFYCDRDGLSLGKFVIPNPFGPYEEPRYTAYLIKNWLAGKTPSCSNPLYVRDNIHVSLLAKVYARFASELPEAPGFLRINPLGYAESQGAFTLRLAQELRPRFKLPCEVELKKQTAFPEPRVRINTDIPDADALGWDESAAWDELAEYYLQGQAG; encoded by the coding sequence ATGAAAATACTCTTCACGGGTGCAAGCTCGTTCACGGGATACTGGTTCGTCCGCGAGCTGGCGGCGGCCGGGCACGAGGTGACGGCCGTCTTTCGCGGCAAGCCCGGCGACTACCCCGACGAGGTGCGCCGCAAACGCGCGGCGCTGCTCACGGACGTCTGCCGCCCCGCTTACGGATGCTCGTTCGGCGACGACGCATTCCTGTCGCTGGTCCGCGAAGGGGGCTTCGGCCTCCTTTGCCACCACGCGGCCGACGTGACCAACTACAAGAGCCCTGACTTCGACGCCGTGGGCGCCGTGGCGAACAACACCCGGAACCTGCCGTCGGTGCTCGCCGCGTTCCAGGAGGGGGGCGGCCGGCGGATCGTCCTGACCGGCTCGGCCTTCGAAGGAGGGGAGGGGGCCGGCTCGCAAGGCTCGCCCGATTTCTCGCCCTACGGCTTCTCTAAGCGGCTCACGGCCGAGGTCTTCCGTTTCTACTGCGATCGCGACGGCCTCAGCCTGGGCAAGTTCGTCATCCCCAACCCGTTCGGACCTTATGAGGAGCCCAGGTACACGGCGTACCTCATCAAGAACTGGCTGGCCGGCAAGACGCCTTCGTGCTCGAACCCGCTTTACGTTCGCGACAACATCCACGTTTCGCTGCTGGCGAAGGTCTACGCCCGGTTCGCATCCGAGCTTCCGGAAGCTCCCGGCTTCCTCAGGATCAACCCTCTCGGCTACGCCGAGAGCCAGGGGGCGTTCACGCTCCGGCTCGCGCAGGAGCTGCGTCCGCGGTTCAAGCTGCCCTGCGAGGTCGAGCTCAAGAAGCAGACCGCGTTCCCGGAGCCTCGCGTCCGCATCAACACCGACATTCCCGACGCCGACGCTCTGGGCTGGGACGAGTCGGCCGCCTGGGACGAGCTGGCCGAGTACTATCTGCAAGGCCAGGCCGGCTAA